Proteins encoded by one window of Paenibacillus urinalis:
- a CDS encoding YdcF family protein, protein MWEIVSYSHEDHRRHGDTAVVLGAAVYGHSPSPVFQSRIDHAIHLYQTGDADTMIFTGGRSEKDAPAESEVGRRYAIQHGVAPEDIYIEDVSRITETNLIQAKKLGDAQLISTYTLVSDPLHMKRAVVIAEQLGMDVISSPTPNSRYQSLRTKVPFLMRETFLLMGYRVIQWIK, encoded by the coding sequence ATGTGGGAGATTGTCTCTTACAGTCATGAGGACCATCGGCGTCACGGCGATACAGCGGTTGTACTCGGTGCAGCGGTTTATGGCCATTCACCTTCACCTGTGTTTCAATCCCGAATTGATCATGCCATTCATTTATATCAAACCGGCGATGCGGATACGATGATATTTACAGGTGGTAGAAGTGAGAAGGACGCCCCTGCGGAATCTGAAGTAGGTCGAAGATACGCAATTCAACATGGAGTAGCACCTGAGGATATCTACATAGAGGATGTCTCACGCATTACAGAAACAAATTTGATTCAAGCAAAAAAGCTGGGAGATGCTCAGCTCATCAGTACCTACACGCTGGTAAGTGATCCACTGCATATGAAGCGTGCCGTGGTCATTGCTGAACAGCTTGGGATGGATGTGATATCCTCTCCAACGCCGAATTCAAGATATCAGAGTCTTCGTACAAAGGTTCCTTTCTTAATGAGAGAAACGTTTTTGCTGATGGGATATCGAGTCATTCAGTGGATAAAATAA
- a CDS encoding NUDIX domain-containing protein encodes MTSAKKDMAQYVANKSMITVKAAIAVVNDQGHILLQERADDGLWYMPLGVMKPGEMLEDTAYRELWEETGLTAEVMIFERLLSGPDFKREYPSGDEEYYVIGLFRAQGILYSELNYSSMQEGPMRFFALNEIPELSPVTARVLSDYLDLTELN; translated from the coding sequence GTGACTTCTGCCAAAAAAGATATGGCCCAATATGTTGCGAACAAATCGATGATTACGGTGAAGGCGGCAATAGCCGTAGTAAATGATCAAGGCCATATTTTGCTCCAAGAGCGCGCAGATGATGGTCTATGGTATATGCCCTTAGGTGTAATGAAGCCTGGTGAAATGCTGGAGGATACGGCATATCGTGAGCTATGGGAGGAGACGGGGCTGACTGCCGAAGTCATGATATTTGAAAGGCTTCTCTCTGGACCTGATTTCAAGCGAGAATATCCTTCCGGGGACGAGGAGTATTATGTGATCGGCCTCTTTAGAGCTCAAGGAATTCTGTATTCGGAATTAAACTATAGTTCAATGCAAGAAGGACCCATGCGATTTTTTGCATTAAATGAAATACCTGAGCTTTCTCCTGTGACCGCCCGTGTACTATCCGATTATTTAGATCTAACTGAATTGAACTAA
- a CDS encoding sensor histidine kinase: MYNHKPKFLPFGWKLLISYLILIILPVAILGYTANAILVESMLTQTRNNLQGTLSQMRDNVRYKLEDTGRIADMLYYDETLALNLMRYEEGWISYETTSTILLPKFRQAVESTNQKLWLSIYLKDDNLPEIYYDSGDIDLLRVKQQYFDVYHISRIQNEEWYKDFPKEQYGKTQTWTQVDDDSKFGRISLLRRLVNTMNPLDLKEIGFVRGSVYLSELFASLDYQKIGPGSLLQVVDQGGSTMYSSGEIQTEKHSRQPIESRSGHLLITEQLPELGWTINAYVPQDLLEIGVQKVNQMTLFISLLFVVLISAVAGYISRFFSRRFAKVISVLTMFQQGDFHKRIAYKGNDEFAIIADALNRMGEQTERLIEEVYETNLKKKQAELESLQAQINPHFLYNTLSSISRLAKFGRVEQQHQMIMNLAKFYRLTLNDGRTIITIHDELDQVKAYLDIQKVKYGDRLDVDYCIDPEILKFNTIKLIIQPFIENALEHAWVGDRIYIRVIGELKDEHILLQIIDDGVGMKETYAAQLLQSRDERQKGYGILNVHRRIQLSFGDEYGVSIYSRPGIGTNISITIPIQEKNVI; encoded by the coding sequence ATGTACAATCATAAGCCGAAATTTCTTCCATTTGGTTGGAAGCTGCTCATTTCATATTTAATACTTATCATCCTTCCTGTCGCAATCCTCGGTTACACTGCGAATGCAATATTAGTAGAATCCATGCTGACTCAAACGAGAAATAACCTGCAAGGCACCTTGTCCCAGATGAGGGATAATGTAAGGTATAAGCTCGAAGATACAGGAAGAATTGCAGATATGCTCTATTATGACGAAACACTGGCCCTAAATTTAATGCGTTATGAAGAAGGGTGGATCAGCTATGAGACGACATCGACGATTCTTCTGCCCAAATTCAGACAAGCGGTCGAATCCACCAATCAGAAATTATGGTTGTCTATATATTTAAAAGATGATAATCTTCCAGAAATTTATTATGACTCTGGTGATATCGATTTGCTGCGGGTTAAACAGCAGTATTTTGATGTATATCATATCAGCCGCATACAGAATGAAGAATGGTATAAGGATTTTCCCAAAGAACAATACGGTAAGACGCAGACTTGGACACAGGTAGACGATGATAGTAAATTCGGAAGAATCTCACTTCTTCGGCGTCTTGTGAACACGATGAACCCTCTTGATCTGAAGGAGATCGGTTTTGTACGCGGCAGTGTCTATCTCTCCGAGCTGTTTGCAAGTCTTGATTACCAAAAAATTGGACCGGGAAGTCTGCTCCAAGTGGTTGACCAAGGAGGCAGCACGATGTATTCCTCCGGGGAGATCCAAACAGAGAAGCACAGCAGACAGCCCATTGAGAGCAGATCGGGTCACCTGCTTATTACGGAACAGCTGCCGGAGCTGGGATGGACGATTAATGCTTATGTTCCGCAGGATTTGCTTGAGATTGGTGTGCAAAAGGTCAATCAAATGACTTTGTTTATCAGCCTGTTATTCGTTGTTCTTATCAGTGCGGTAGCCGGATATATTTCCCGCTTTTTCTCCAGAAGGTTTGCCAAAGTCATCTCTGTACTTACGATGTTCCAGCAAGGTGATTTTCACAAGAGGATAGCATACAAAGGTAATGATGAATTTGCCATTATTGCAGATGCACTGAATCGAATGGGGGAGCAAACTGAACGTTTAATTGAAGAAGTATACGAGACCAATCTTAAGAAAAAGCAAGCAGAATTGGAATCGTTACAGGCTCAGATTAACCCTCATTTTTTGTATAATACATTGTCGTCGATTAGCCGTTTAGCGAAGTTTGGCCGTGTAGAGCAGCAGCATCAGATGATTATGAATCTGGCCAAATTCTACAGATTGACCTTAAATGATGGAAGAACGATTATCACGATTCATGATGAGCTTGATCAGGTGAAGGCATACCTGGATATTCAAAAAGTGAAGTATGGAGATCGACTTGATGTGGACTATTGTATTGATCCCGAAATTTTAAAGTTTAATACAATTAAGCTGATCATCCAGCCGTTCATCGAAAATGCACTGGAGCATGCGTGGGTTGGCGATCGAATCTATATTCGAGTCATTGGCGAATTAAAGGATGAGCATATTCTGCTTCAGATTATCGATGATGGCGTCGGCATGAAGGAGACATACGCTGCCCAGCTGCTGCAATCGCGGGATGAACGACAGAAGGGCTATGGCATTCTTAATGTGCACAGGCGAATTCAGTTGTCCTTCGGAGATGAGTATGGCGTATCCATCTACAGCCGTCCCGGCATAGGAACGAACATCTCAATTACCATTCCAATCCAAGAAAAGAACGTTATTTGA
- a CDS encoding L,D-transpeptidase, whose translation MPNYRIIVDLSDHQLYLLDHDVVVRAYPVAIGAMVTQTPVGEFTIVNKQPNPGGPFGAFWMGLSKAHYGIHGTNNPSSIGQNVSHGCIRMYNQDVLDLESKVPVGTRVTIRP comes from the coding sequence ATGCCAAATTATCGAATTATTGTTGATCTGTCTGATCATCAGCTGTATCTGCTTGATCATGATGTTGTCGTTCGAGCTTATCCCGTTGCGATTGGTGCAATGGTTACACAGACACCGGTTGGAGAATTTACAATTGTCAACAAGCAGCCCAATCCGGGAGGGCCATTCGGGGCTTTTTGGATGGGTTTGTCCAAAGCTCATTATGGAATTCATGGGACCAATAACCCTTCCTCAATTGGACAGAATGTGTCCCATGGATGTATTAGAATGTACAATCAGGATGTGCTTGATCTGGAGAGCAAAGTTCCTGTTGGCACAAGAGTGACCATAAGACCGTAG
- a CDS encoding YpdA family putative bacillithiol disulfide reductase, with translation MKDVIIIGGGPCGLSAAIECGKQGLSSVIIEKYNVVQSIYLYPTNMQFFSTAALLEIGDIPFSTPNDKPYRYEALAYYRKVAAHYNLEISLYEEAYEIRPLEEEGFRVSSKNRTGETVYYEGKNVVVATGYFDHPNYLGIPGEHLDKVTHYFREAHPYTKTKVTIIGGSNSAVDAAMELARVDAEIDMVYRGHSISEHIKPWVRPLFEGLVSKGRIKLHLGSRVTEILEDRVIVTPNEGVDFELPNDFVLAMTGFRPDRKLLTSVGVSMSDDLDKPLYNSETMESSVPGIYVAGVIASGRNANEVFIESGRWHGRLIAEHIKGKMGS, from the coding sequence TTGAAAGACGTCATCATCATCGGAGGAGGACCTTGCGGTTTATCTGCAGCCATCGAATGCGGTAAACAGGGACTATCCTCTGTCATTATTGAAAAATACAATGTGGTGCAGTCGATCTACTTGTATCCAACGAATATGCAGTTTTTCAGTACGGCTGCATTGCTAGAAATCGGAGATATTCCGTTCAGTACACCAAATGATAAGCCATATCGATATGAAGCTCTAGCTTATTACCGCAAAGTAGCAGCACACTATAACCTGGAAATTTCACTGTATGAAGAAGCTTATGAGATCCGTCCTCTGGAAGAGGAAGGGTTCCGTGTAAGCTCCAAAAATAGAACTGGCGAGACGGTCTATTACGAAGGGAAAAATGTGGTTGTCGCCACAGGATATTTCGACCATCCTAATTATCTTGGCATACCTGGAGAACATTTAGACAAAGTCACCCATTACTTTCGTGAGGCCCATCCTTATACTAAGACCAAGGTCACCATTATTGGAGGAAGTAATTCTGCCGTAGATGCGGCGATGGAGCTGGCTCGTGTAGATGCAGAGATCGATATGGTATACCGTGGACATAGCATTTCCGAACACATCAAGCCATGGGTTCGTCCTTTATTTGAAGGCTTGGTCTCCAAAGGCAGAATTAAACTGCATCTCGGATCAAGGGTCACTGAGATTCTTGAAGATCGTGTCATTGTCACTCCTAATGAAGGGGTGGATTTTGAGCTGCCTAACGATTTCGTATTAGCGATGACAGGATTCAGACCGGATCGAAAGCTCCTCACCTCAGTAGGCGTATCCATGTCCGATGATCTGGATAAACCACTGTATAATTCGGAAACAATGGAAAGTAGTGTTCCTGGAATTTATGTAGCAGGCGTCATTGCTTCCGGCCGAAATGCGAATGAAGTGTTTATTGAATCAGGCAGATGGCATGGAAGATTAATCGCCGAGCATATTAAAGGGAAAATGGGATCTTAA
- a CDS encoding ABC transporter ATP-binding protein, with translation MFAVLKNLGWYFKQERRRYAVGMLLLILVGVLELVPPRVLGIAVDDIVTGSITWSSLLTYIFFILGMLLIIYLITYVWMHKLFGGANLVEKLLRSKYMGHLLRMTPPFFERNRTGDLMAKATNDLRSVAMTAGFGMLTLTDSTAYLATVLLAMGFLVSWKLTLAAVLPLPFIAIAMMIYGKKVHERYTLAQDAFGDMNDQVLESVAGVRVIRAYVQERHDEERFNDITDDVYRKNLAVAKLDAFFEPTIRLFVGLSYIIGLGYGTYLVFQNEITLGDLVSFNMYLGMMIWPMFAIGELINIMQRGNASLDRVNETLYVKPDVEDAEQPVQVNKPDRIEMKQLTFRYPTSTVDNLTNINIKIKQGQTLGVVGRTGSGKSTLLKQILHEYPSGSGELLIGGASIDDITKDQLHSWIGYVPQEQILFSKTVRENIQFGKPGAADNVIMEAIRTAAFDGDLGTLSDGLDTLVGEKGIALSGGQKQRVSLARAFISDPDILILDDALSAVDARTEARIIENIRDKRESKTTLISTHRLSAIEHADYIIVLDQGIITEQGTHDELIQQNGWYREQYERQQVESNLEG, from the coding sequence TTGTTCGCTGTATTAAAAAATTTAGGCTGGTATTTCAAGCAAGAACGAAGGCGATATGCAGTCGGTATGCTTCTGCTTATTCTCGTTGGTGTCTTAGAACTCGTTCCTCCAAGAGTACTCGGCATTGCCGTCGACGACATCGTTACTGGCTCAATTACTTGGTCTTCTCTCCTCACTTATATTTTCTTTATTCTCGGCATGCTGTTGATCATCTACCTCATTACATATGTATGGATGCACAAGTTGTTTGGCGGGGCCAATCTTGTGGAGAAGCTCCTGCGTTCAAAATATATGGGGCACCTGCTTCGAATGACGCCGCCATTCTTCGAGCGGAATCGTACGGGTGACTTGATGGCGAAGGCGACGAATGATCTTCGTTCTGTCGCCATGACCGCAGGCTTCGGGATGCTGACACTGACAGACTCCACTGCATATCTCGCCACAGTACTATTAGCGATGGGATTCCTTGTGAGCTGGAAATTGACATTAGCTGCAGTTCTGCCTCTGCCTTTTATCGCCATTGCCATGATGATATACGGTAAGAAAGTGCATGAACGATATACGCTAGCACAGGATGCATTTGGAGATATGAATGACCAGGTTCTTGAATCCGTGGCTGGCGTTCGAGTTATTCGCGCTTATGTACAGGAACGTCACGATGAAGAACGTTTTAACGATATTACTGATGACGTTTACCGCAAGAATCTCGCGGTCGCCAAGCTCGATGCTTTCTTTGAGCCGACCATTCGCTTGTTTGTTGGACTCAGTTATATTATCGGTCTTGGATATGGTACTTATCTTGTATTTCAGAATGAGATTACGCTTGGGGATCTCGTATCCTTCAATATGTATTTAGGGATGATGATCTGGCCAATGTTTGCCATTGGTGAACTCATCAATATTATGCAGCGAGGCAACGCCTCTCTTGACCGGGTAAACGAGACACTGTATGTAAAACCTGACGTCGAGGATGCAGAACAGCCTGTTCAAGTGAATAAGCCTGATCGCATCGAAATGAAGCAGTTAACTTTCCGCTATCCTACTTCAACGGTAGACAATTTGACCAATATCAATATTAAGATCAAACAAGGACAGACCCTCGGGGTTGTCGGGCGTACAGGAAGCGGCAAATCGACCCTGCTAAAGCAAATTTTGCATGAGTATCCTTCTGGATCAGGGGAGCTGCTCATCGGCGGGGCTTCCATTGATGACATAACCAAAGATCAGCTGCACAGCTGGATCGGCTACGTTCCCCAAGAGCAAATTCTGTTCTCCAAAACGGTAAGAGAGAACATACAGTTCGGTAAACCGGGAGCAGCAGATAATGTCATTATGGAGGCCATTCGAACTGCTGCATTTGATGGTGACCTTGGCACATTATCAGATGGGCTGGATACATTAGTTGGTGAAAAAGGTATCGCTCTATCCGGCGGACAGAAGCAGCGTGTATCTCTCGCCAGAGCTTTTATATCTGACCCGGATATTCTAATTCTCGATGATGCCTTATCTGCGGTCGATGCCAGAACAGAAGCTCGAATTATTGAGAATATCCGCGATAAACGCGAGAGCAAAACAACATTAATCTCAACCCACCGCCTATCTGCGATAGAGCATGCGGACTATATCATTGTTCTAGATCAAGGCATCATTACTGAACAAGGTACACATGATGAATTGATTCAGCAGAACGGCTGGTACCGCGAGCAATATGAACGACAGCAAGTCGAATCCAATTTAGAAGGTTAA
- a CDS encoding HesB/YadR/YfhF family protein, whose amino-acid sequence MSIHVTESAANWYKKELGVKDGEAIRFYARYSSGGGLHPGFSLGISVEQPEYPVESTEVSGILFFMEEHDHWYLKGHRLDVGYIEAEDDIIYRYETE is encoded by the coding sequence ATGAGCATTCATGTGACGGAATCAGCCGCTAACTGGTACAAAAAAGAGCTGGGTGTCAAAGATGGCGAAGCCATTCGCTTCTATGCCCGTTATAGTTCGGGCGGCGGGCTTCATCCGGGCTTCTCACTCGGTATTTCAGTCGAACAGCCAGAGTATCCGGTGGAGAGTACAGAGGTGTCCGGTATTTTATTCTTTATGGAAGAGCACGATCATTGGTATCTGAAAGGACATCGTCTGGATGTGGGATATATTGAAGCAGAAGACGATATTATATACCGTTATGAAACTGAATAA
- a CDS encoding metalloregulator ArsR/SmtB family transcription factor: MQLDKIVNYHKALADPNRMRMMLLLSQGEMNGQMLADKLNLSQPTVTHHAAKLREAGLIKERRDKNTIYFTLYPYLIKEHAEASLHFIFKGESQMVETDSKQKLKDSVMKNFFTKEGKLRSIPAQYKKKLIVLQHLVEQLDKGRKYQEKEINEFIKQYHEDYATIRREFIMHDFMYREEEIYEVNPTEMWTKWENVK, from the coding sequence ATGCAGCTCGATAAGATTGTGAATTACCACAAGGCACTCGCCGATCCCAATCGGATGCGAATGATGCTGTTATTATCTCAAGGAGAAATGAATGGACAAATGCTCGCAGATAAATTAAATCTATCCCAGCCTACAGTAACGCATCATGCAGCAAAGCTGAGAGAAGCAGGACTTATTAAGGAGCGAAGAGATAAGAATACGATCTATTTTACGCTGTATCCTTATCTCATTAAGGAGCACGCAGAAGCATCACTACATTTCATATTTAAGGGAGAGAGCCAGATGGTGGAAACAGACAGTAAGCAGAAATTGAAGGATTCAGTTATGAAAAATTTCTTTACGAAGGAAGGCAAGCTCAGATCCATTCCGGCTCAATACAAAAAGAAGCTTATTGTACTTCAGCATCTTGTAGAGCAGCTGGATAAGGGAAGAAAGTATCAGGAGAAAGAAATTAATGAATTTATCAAACAATATCATGAAGATTATGCCACGATCCGCAGAGAATTTATTATGCATGATTTCATGTATAGGGAGGAAGAAATATACGAGGTTAATCCGACAGAGATGTGGACGAAATGGGAGAACGTCAAATAA
- a CDS encoding ABC transporter ATP-binding protein: protein MKKSTAKRLYEYALKSKGTFIAALIMLAIGVAADLAGPFIAKNMIDNHVLAIEKPYYEAAPGDESVLYNDQYFKRGDRFEAGEARGDEIRVLQSGRTFYLIDEPVTIEGGERSYSNGEMTITRGDQTATYQATPLRASELFAFYKPELPGIYKLIGLYFVFLIVAIVMEFGKTYWLQSSANKVIQALRRDVYAHIQRLPVHFFDNLPAGKVVSRITNDTEAVKDLFVAVLSNFFSGIINMIGVYIALFILDVRLGLISLFVVPLLIAWIVLYRKFATKYNTVIRSRLSEINAMINESIQGMSIIRVFRRQKKTYEEFEALNEDYMKHQNKMLNLNAFTSHNLVNVLRNLAFAIILLYFGAGSIDGTSIISLGVLYAFVDVLGRLFQPITGMVNQLANLDSSMVSAGRVFELMDEKGEDVTDGSMPRYLGNVEFKDVSFAYKRDYVLKNISFEAKQGQTVALVGHTGSGKSSIINLLFRFYDPQKGTITIDGKNVQELPKQWLREHMGIVLQDPYLFTGTIASNVSLGDKKIARETVVKALRDVGAEQLLAHLPQGFDEPVVEKGSTLSAGQRQLISFARALAYDPAILILDEATANIDTETEAIIQEALEVLKKGRTTFIIAHRLSTIRNADQILVLHKGEIVESGSHDELMEKGGRYYQMYQLQHGTGASETTANTHSIAGVLGNA from the coding sequence ATGAAAAAAAGCACCGCTAAACGATTATATGAATATGCACTAAAATCAAAAGGGACATTTATCGCGGCTCTAATCATGCTCGCTATTGGTGTTGCAGCTGATCTGGCCGGCCCATTCATCGCCAAGAACATGATTGACAATCACGTTCTCGCCATTGAAAAGCCTTATTATGAAGCGGCTCCCGGCGACGAATCTGTCTTGTATAATGATCAATATTTTAAACGCGGTGATCGATTTGAAGCGGGTGAGGCCCGTGGGGACGAAATTCGTGTGCTCCAGAGCGGACGCACCTTCTACCTGATCGATGAACCTGTCACCATTGAAGGAGGAGAGCGTTCTTACTCCAACGGTGAGATGACTATAACAAGAGGCGATCAGACGGCAACATACCAGGCCACTCCGCTTCGTGCCAGTGAGCTGTTCGCTTTTTACAAACCCGAGCTGCCTGGAATCTACAAACTGATTGGACTGTACTTTGTATTCCTGATCGTTGCCATCGTCATGGAATTCGGGAAGACCTACTGGCTGCAATCCTCAGCGAACAAGGTCATACAAGCTCTGCGCAGGGATGTTTATGCACATATACAAAGGCTTCCGGTTCATTTTTTTGATAATCTGCCGGCAGGTAAAGTCGTTTCTCGAATAACGAACGATACAGAAGCCGTCAAAGATTTATTTGTCGCTGTTCTCTCCAACTTCTTCTCAGGGATTATCAACATGATTGGAGTTTACATTGCCCTGTTTATCCTGGATGTAAGGCTCGGTCTTATTTCTTTGTTTGTTGTTCCGCTCCTTATTGCCTGGATTGTGCTATACCGGAAATTTGCTACAAAATACAATACGGTGATCCGCTCCCGCTTGAGTGAGATCAATGCGATGATCAACGAATCCATCCAAGGCATGTCCATCATCCGTGTGTTCCGTCGCCAGAAGAAAACATATGAGGAATTTGAAGCATTAAACGAAGACTATATGAAGCATCAGAACAAAATGCTGAATCTGAACGCCTTCACTTCCCACAACCTGGTTAACGTTCTTCGTAATCTGGCCTTTGCCATCATTCTGCTCTATTTCGGTGCAGGCTCCATTGACGGCACAAGCATTATTTCACTGGGTGTTTTATATGCATTTGTCGATGTTCTCGGACGTCTCTTCCAGCCGATTACAGGTATGGTCAATCAACTCGCAAACCTCGATTCCTCCATGGTATCCGCAGGCCGTGTATTTGAGCTCATGGATGAAAAAGGCGAGGATGTCACCGACGGTTCAATGCCGAGATATCTTGGAAATGTAGAATTCAAGGACGTATCCTTTGCTTACAAGCGAGACTATGTGCTTAAAAATATTTCCTTCGAAGCAAAGCAAGGGCAAACCGTTGCCCTGGTCGGTCACACTGGCTCCGGCAAGAGCTCAATCATTAACCTGCTGTTCCGGTTCTATGATCCGCAGAAAGGCACAATCACCATAGACGGCAAGAATGTACAAGAGCTTCCCAAACAATGGCTGCGTGAGCACATGGGGATCGTACTTCAGGACCCTTATCTCTTTACAGGCACGATTGCCTCCAACGTCAGTCTTGGGGATAAAAAAATAGCAAGGGAAACCGTCGTCAAAGCCCTCCGGGATGTAGGCGCAGAGCAGCTGCTCGCTCATTTGCCTCAAGGGTTTGATGAACCGGTTGTTGAGAAAGGAAGCACCCTGTCTGCGGGGCAGCGTCAGTTGATATCTTTTGCCAGGGCGCTTGCCTATGATCCGGCGATCCTAATTCTCGATGAAGCAACAGCGAATATTGATACTGAAACCGAAGCCATTATTCAAGAGGCACTTGAGGTATTGAAAAAAGGAAGAACAACCTTCATCATTGCGCACCGTCTATCAACGATCCGCAATGCAGATCAGATTCTGGTTCTGCATAAAGGAGAAATTGTGGAAAGCGGCTCACATGACGAGCTCATGGAGAAGGGCGGCCGGTACTATCAAATGTATCAGCTGCAGCATGGCACTGGAGCATCTGAAACGACTGCGAATACACACAGTATCGCAGGAGTATTGGGTAATGCTTAA
- the rsgA gene encoding ribosome small subunit-dependent GTPase A, producing MSTFNHAEKETLRPARITTDYGQKYGILTAEGNKFGSLSGKARALFSEGSKPGVGDWVIVKTYGDDDDALIHGVLERNSVISRQAAGFETKEQIIAANVDTLFIVCALNGDYNSRRLERYLIMAWNSGVNPVIVLSKSDLCEDLSSYLTETEAIAPGVPVIPVSAHYELGKEALEVYTGSGKTVALVGSSGSGKSTMINWLTGESHQMTQEVREEDSRGRHTTTHREMFRLPQGGILIDTPGMRALSIWDDGEGISRTFEDIEQLAQQCRFTDCQHLKEVGCAVRVAIQTGELETKRLENYHKMLREIQFQVKKEAVAAKKSTRNAKHSTTRDKKGGWSKEIED from the coding sequence ATGAGCACATTCAATCATGCTGAGAAAGAAACACTCCGGCCTGCTCGAATTACAACAGACTACGGACAGAAGTACGGCATCTTAACAGCGGAAGGGAATAAGTTCGGAAGCTTGTCAGGAAAGGCTAGAGCCCTATTTAGCGAGGGGAGTAAGCCAGGTGTGGGTGATTGGGTCATCGTAAAAACATATGGTGATGATGACGATGCTCTGATTCATGGTGTGCTTGAACGAAACAGCGTGATCTCCAGACAGGCCGCGGGCTTTGAAACCAAAGAACAAATTATTGCTGCCAACGTCGATACCTTATTTATCGTGTGTGCTCTTAACGGAGATTACAATTCAAGAAGGCTGGAGCGGTATCTGATTATGGCTTGGAATAGTGGGGTTAATCCTGTCATTGTACTGAGCAAAAGTGATCTATGCGAGGATCTCTCTTCCTATCTGACAGAAACGGAAGCCATTGCTCCCGGCGTACCCGTCATTCCTGTATCCGCTCATTATGAATTAGGGAAAGAAGCCTTGGAAGTCTACACAGGCTCCGGTAAGACGGTTGCGCTGGTCGGCTCCTCAGGCAGTGGAAAATCAACCATGATTAACTGGCTTACAGGTGAAAGTCATCAGATGACTCAAGAGGTCCGGGAGGAAGATAGCAGAGGAAGACACACAACGACGCACAGGGAAATGTTTAGACTCCCGCAAGGAGGTATTCTGATTGATACTCCGGGTATGAGGGCCTTGTCGATCTGGGATGATGGCGAGGGCATCTCCCGTACCTTTGAGGATATTGAACAGCTCGCACAGCAATGTCGATTCACTGATTGTCAGCATCTAAAGGAGGTCGGCTGTGCCGTGAGGGTTGCAATTCAAACCGGAGAGCTGGAGACGAAGCGGCTGGAAAATTATCACAAGATGCTGCGAGAAATTCAATTTCAAGTCAAAAAAGAGGCTGTAGCTGCAAAAAAGAGCACTAGAAATGCGAAGCATAGTACGACTCGTGACAAAAAAGGCGGCTGGAGTAAAGAAATAGAAGATTAA
- a CDS encoding DUF441 domain-containing protein, giving the protein MDMTSLLLLGFAALGIISNNTPITIAVVVLLLIRITGAQQAFPWLEKYGLTVGIIILTIGVMAPLASGKISIDTLLSSFMHWKSLAAIAVGMLVAYLGGRGATLMSGQPTVVAGLLIGTVLGVALFKGVPVGPLIAAGILSLLIGKS; this is encoded by the coding sequence ATGGATATGACATCCCTATTATTACTTGGATTTGCCGCTCTTGGCATCATTAGTAACAACACGCCAATTACGATTGCCGTTGTCGTGCTGCTGCTGATTCGGATTACGGGAGCTCAGCAGGCTTTTCCATGGCTTGAGAAATACGGGTTAACTGTCGGGATTATTATACTGACAATCGGAGTCATGGCTCCACTGGCAAGTGGTAAGATTAGCATCGATACCCTTCTATCCTCATTCATGCATTGGAAATCACTTGCCGCCATTGCTGTTGGGATGCTCGTAGCTTATCTTGGAGGTCGAGGTGCCACCTTAATGAGTGGTCAGCCCACTGTCGTGGCCGGACTGCTGATTGGGACTGTTCTCGGTGTAGCCCTATTTAAAGGAGTTCCCGTTGGCCCCTTGATTGCAGCAGGCATCCTCTCTCTACTCATTGGTAAGTCATAA